One Malaclemys terrapin pileata isolate rMalTer1 chromosome 9, rMalTer1.hap1, whole genome shotgun sequence DNA window includes the following coding sequences:
- the ZDHHC15 gene encoding palmitoyltransferase ZDHHC15, with protein sequence MALSRGLRCCQRVLAWVPVVIITLVVLWSYYAYVCELCLVTLTNPVEQVAYLIVFHVIFVLFVWTYWKSVFTLPLQPDKKFHMSYADKERYENEERPEVQRQILVEIARKLPVYTRTGNGAIRFCDRCQLIKPDRCHHCSVCAMCVLKMDHHCPWVNNCVGFSNYKFFLLFLMYSLLYCMYIAATVFKYVIKYWTDELTNGRSKFHVLFLLFVAVMFFLSLMFLFGYHCWLISRNRSTLEAFSAPVFQNGPDKNGFNLGFVKNLQQVFGEEKKLWLLPVVSGKGDGHSFPMRTLCEAQNPLLANEEQWGDDGLDEENHGYHEGSSLAIEMET encoded by the exons atgGCTCTGTCTAGGGGGCTGCGGTGCTGCCAGCGGGTGCTCGCCTGGGTGCCGGTCGTTATCATCACCCTGGTGGTGCTCTGGTCCTACTACGCCTACGTGTGCGAGCTCTGCctgg tgactCTAACCAATCCTGTAGAACAAG TGGCCTACCTCATAGTATTCCATGTCATCTTTGTGCTCTTTGTGTGGACATACTGGAAGTCTGTTTTTACTCTTCCGCTGCAGCCAGATAAAAAG TTCCATATGTCCTATGCTGACAAAGAGCGCTATGAAAATGAAGAGAGACCGGAGGTGCAGAGGCAGATTCTTGTCGAAATTGCAAGGAAGTTGCCAGTGTACACAAGAACGGGGAATGGAG CTATTCGATTCTGTGATAGATGCCAGCTAATCAAGCCTGACCGTTGTCACCACTGTTCTGTTTGTGCTAT GTGTGTGTTAAAAATGGATCATCATTGCCCATG GGTGAATAACTGCGTTGGATTTTCTAACTACAAATTCTTTCTACTGTTTTTAATGTATTCTTTGTTGTATTGCATGTATATTGCTgcaacagtcttcaagtatgtcaTCAAGTATTGGACA GACGAATTGACCAATGGACGTTCCAAGTTCCATGtgcttttccttctttttgtgGCAGTCATGTTCTTTCTAAGCCTGATGTTTCTCTTTGGCTACCACTGTTGGCTCATCAGTAGAAATAGGTCTACTTTGG AGGCGTTCTCAGCTCCAGTGTTTCAAAATGGCCCAGATAAAAATGGATTCAATCTGGGCTTCGTAAAGAATCTTCAGCAAGTGTTTGGAGAGGAAAAGAAGCTGTGGTTACTACCTGTTGTATCCGG CAAGGGTGATGGACATTCCTTCCCTATGAGAACGTTGTGTGAAGCTCAGAATCCACTACTAGCAAACGAAGAGCAGTGGGGAGATGATGGATTAGATGAAGAGAACCATG GTTACCATGAAGGTTCATCTCTTGCCATTGAAATGGAGACATAG